In the genome of Megalops cyprinoides isolate fMegCyp1 chromosome 7, fMegCyp1.pri, whole genome shotgun sequence, one region contains:
- the edem2 gene encoding ER degradation-enhancing alpha-mannosidase-like protein 2 isoform X2, which produces MMSDVYLVRERIKSMFYHAYNSYLENAFPYDELRPLTCDGQDTWGSFSLTLIDALDTLLILGNHTEFQRVASLLQDTVDFDIDVNASVFETNIRVVGGLLSAHLLSKRGGMEVEPGWPCSGPLLRMAEEAARKLLPAFQTPTGMPYGTVNLLMGVNPTETPVTCTAGVGTFILEFATLSQLTGDPIFEEVARKALRSLWKTRSDIGLVGNHIDVITSKWVAQDAGIGAGVDSYFEYLVKGAIMLQDEELLSMFLEYDKSIRNYTKFDDWYLWVQMHKGTVSMPVFQSLEAFWPGLQSLLGDLDNAMRTFHNYYTVWRQFGGLPEFYSIPQGYTVDKREGYPLRPELIESAMYLYRATGDPTLLQLGRDAVESIEKITRVHCGFASVKDLRDHKLDNRMESFFLAETVKYLYLLFDPDNFLHNSGSEFETGSGPQADCILGAGGYIFNTEAHPLDPAALHCCSRAQEERRELQDILLSLSEPSGNPPGGQSQETGDPAGSTDSPTLGSSESIALKPGTRRKAPVLSCPMQPFSARLAVLGQVFTDST; this is translated from the exons ATGATGTCAGATGTGTATTTGGTCAG AGAACGAATTAAATCCATGTTTTATCACGCATATAACAGTTACTTGGAGAATGCTTTTCCATATGATGAGCTGCGACCTTTGACCTGTGATGGCCAGGATACATGGGGAAG CTTTTCCCTGACATTAATAGATGCACTGGATACTCTGCTG ATTTTAGGAAACCACACTGAGTTTCAACGCGTGGCGTCCTTGCTGCAAGACACTGTGGATTTCGACATTGATGTTAATGCCTCTGTGTTTGAAACCAACATTCGGG TGGTGGGAGGCCTGCTGTCAGCTCACTTGCTGTCGAAACGTGGCGGCATGGAGGTGGAGCCAGGATGGCCCTGCTCTGGACCTCTACTCCGCATGGCAGAGGAAGCTGCACGTAAACTCCTCCCAG CATTCCAAACTCCCACTGGGATGCCGTACGGCACAGTGAACCTGCTGATGGGAGTGAACCCCACAGAGACCCCCGTCACCTGCACCGCTGGGGTTGGTACCTTCATTCTGGAGTTTGCCACACTGAGTCAGCTGACGGGCGACCCGATCTTCGAGGAGGTAGCACGCAAAGCACTGCGGTCCCTGTGGAAGACGCGGTCTGACATTGGACTT GTGGGAAACCACATAGATGTCATCACCTCCAAGTGGGTAGCTCAGGATGCTGGTATAGGGGCTGGAGTGGACTCTTACTTTGAGTACCTGGTAAAGGGCGCCATCATGCTGCAAGATGAGGAACTGCTATCCATGTTCTTGG AGTATGACAAGTCCATTAGGAATTACACAAAGTTTGATGACTGGTACCTGTGGGTTCAGATGCACAAGGGAACTGTTTCCATGCCTGTATTTCAGTCCCTGGAGGCCTTCTGGCCAgggctgcag AGCCTGCTTGGTGACCTAGACAATGCCATGAGGACCTTCCACAACTATTACACAGTGTGGCGGCAATTTGGAGGCCTACCAGAGTTTTACAGCATTCCTCAGGGATACACAGTGGACAAGAGAGAGGGCTACCCACTACGGCCAG agctGATAGAGAGCGCCATGTACCTGTATCGAGCCACAGGAGATCCCACTCTGCTTCAGTTGGGCCGTGATGCTGTGGAATCCATTGAGAAGATCACACGTGTCCACTGTGGATTCGCCAGT GTAAAGGATTTGAGAGATCACAAGCTGGACAATCGGATGGAATCCTTCTTCCTGGCTGAGACAGTCAAGTACCTCTACCTCCTTTTCGACCCGGACAACTTCCTGCACAACAGCGGCTCCGAGTTTGAGACGGGCAGTGGCCCCCAGGCAGACTGCATCCTGGGAGCAGGTGGCTACATCTTCAACACGGAGGCCCACCCCCTGGACCCTGCTGCTCTCCACTGTTGCAGTCGGGCACAGGAAGAGAGGCGGGAACTGCAGGACATCCTGCTCAGCCTATCCGAGCCCTCCGGTAACCCACCTGGCGGCCAGTCACAAGAGACAGGGGATCCCGCCGGCAGCACAGACTCGCCCACTCTCGGCTCTTCAGAGAGTATAGCACTCAAGCCTGGAACCAGGAGGAAAGCCCCAGTGCTCTCCTGTCCCATGCAGCCGTTCAGTGCCAGGCTCGCCGTTCTAGGTCAGGTCTTCACTGACAGCACGTGA
- the edem2 gene encoding ER degradation-enhancing alpha-mannosidase-like protein 2 isoform X1, translated as MLTHLCTTILCVIHVLPVINHAKGKEGTDQEMAQYRERIKSMFYHAYNSYLENAFPYDELRPLTCDGQDTWGSFSLTLIDALDTLLILGNHTEFQRVASLLQDTVDFDIDVNASVFETNIRVVGGLLSAHLLSKRGGMEVEPGWPCSGPLLRMAEEAARKLLPAFQTPTGMPYGTVNLLMGVNPTETPVTCTAGVGTFILEFATLSQLTGDPIFEEVARKALRSLWKTRSDIGLVGNHIDVITSKWVAQDAGIGAGVDSYFEYLVKGAIMLQDEELLSMFLEYDKSIRNYTKFDDWYLWVQMHKGTVSMPVFQSLEAFWPGLQSLLGDLDNAMRTFHNYYTVWRQFGGLPEFYSIPQGYTVDKREGYPLRPELIESAMYLYRATGDPTLLQLGRDAVESIEKITRVHCGFASVKDLRDHKLDNRMESFFLAETVKYLYLLFDPDNFLHNSGSEFETGSGPQADCILGAGGYIFNTEAHPLDPAALHCCSRAQEERRELQDILLSLSEPSGNPPGGQSQETGDPAGSTDSPTLGSSESIALKPGTRRKAPVLSCPMQPFSARLAVLGQVFTDST; from the exons ATGCTTACGCACCTGTGCACGACGATTTTGTGCGTGATTCATGTCTTGCCAGTCATCAACCATGCGAAAGGAAAAGAAGGTACAGACCAGGAAATGGCACAGTACAG AGAACGAATTAAATCCATGTTTTATCACGCATATAACAGTTACTTGGAGAATGCTTTTCCATATGATGAGCTGCGACCTTTGACCTGTGATGGCCAGGATACATGGGGAAG CTTTTCCCTGACATTAATAGATGCACTGGATACTCTGCTG ATTTTAGGAAACCACACTGAGTTTCAACGCGTGGCGTCCTTGCTGCAAGACACTGTGGATTTCGACATTGATGTTAATGCCTCTGTGTTTGAAACCAACATTCGGG TGGTGGGAGGCCTGCTGTCAGCTCACTTGCTGTCGAAACGTGGCGGCATGGAGGTGGAGCCAGGATGGCCCTGCTCTGGACCTCTACTCCGCATGGCAGAGGAAGCTGCACGTAAACTCCTCCCAG CATTCCAAACTCCCACTGGGATGCCGTACGGCACAGTGAACCTGCTGATGGGAGTGAACCCCACAGAGACCCCCGTCACCTGCACCGCTGGGGTTGGTACCTTCATTCTGGAGTTTGCCACACTGAGTCAGCTGACGGGCGACCCGATCTTCGAGGAGGTAGCACGCAAAGCACTGCGGTCCCTGTGGAAGACGCGGTCTGACATTGGACTT GTGGGAAACCACATAGATGTCATCACCTCCAAGTGGGTAGCTCAGGATGCTGGTATAGGGGCTGGAGTGGACTCTTACTTTGAGTACCTGGTAAAGGGCGCCATCATGCTGCAAGATGAGGAACTGCTATCCATGTTCTTGG AGTATGACAAGTCCATTAGGAATTACACAAAGTTTGATGACTGGTACCTGTGGGTTCAGATGCACAAGGGAACTGTTTCCATGCCTGTATTTCAGTCCCTGGAGGCCTTCTGGCCAgggctgcag AGCCTGCTTGGTGACCTAGACAATGCCATGAGGACCTTCCACAACTATTACACAGTGTGGCGGCAATTTGGAGGCCTACCAGAGTTTTACAGCATTCCTCAGGGATACACAGTGGACAAGAGAGAGGGCTACCCACTACGGCCAG agctGATAGAGAGCGCCATGTACCTGTATCGAGCCACAGGAGATCCCACTCTGCTTCAGTTGGGCCGTGATGCTGTGGAATCCATTGAGAAGATCACACGTGTCCACTGTGGATTCGCCAGT GTAAAGGATTTGAGAGATCACAAGCTGGACAATCGGATGGAATCCTTCTTCCTGGCTGAGACAGTCAAGTACCTCTACCTCCTTTTCGACCCGGACAACTTCCTGCACAACAGCGGCTCCGAGTTTGAGACGGGCAGTGGCCCCCAGGCAGACTGCATCCTGGGAGCAGGTGGCTACATCTTCAACACGGAGGCCCACCCCCTGGACCCTGCTGCTCTCCACTGTTGCAGTCGGGCACAGGAAGAGAGGCGGGAACTGCAGGACATCCTGCTCAGCCTATCCGAGCCCTCCGGTAACCCACCTGGCGGCCAGTCACAAGAGACAGGGGATCCCGCCGGCAGCACAGACTCGCCCACTCTCGGCTCTTCAGAGAGTATAGCACTCAAGCCTGGAACCAGGAGGAAAGCCCCAGTGCTCTCCTGTCCCATGCAGCCGTTCAGTGCCAGGCTCGCCGTTCTAGGTCAGGTCTTCACTGACAGCACGTGA